In Deinococcus yavapaiensis KR-236, a genomic segment contains:
- a CDS encoding Ig-like domain-containing protein: protein MSRTSNAFHRTAQLGGLLTLALTACGKAPQPSTQAAYAPVKLTAPLPALSTQGVQPQGVPQGTTSAELNVFDGGTELLFDANGYPSAAGSRLTFTPAQSTKTVFLPVNKNYDFKIKALDDRTPANTLAYGEKLGVNIPTSGASVNLTLRSIILNASLRTLLGVRAVDPGQIVDVGLSVVPQNRIDLLVPESDYTVTYSVQNGSIVQQNGTNVESKRGVRVQASGEGQLTVTAEVTGLFGPGTGTEATLSTVLGIPVNDVSSGIGVDITPPAITFDVAANPTAGSPVTLSGNISDDVGVQKVEVYDGVAKIGEANLGASTWGMTWTPSAGDHDLQVLAYDAAGNVGRARKFSTTRFTSITRSESGSIADFAAKGEYGVIATGNVKVFKQSGGIWTEQATLGMGTYVDTDGLNVISGDGSGVTIYRQNGTWTNEASFPVGVTEANRIGVSGDYAVVGSPSQNGNKGAVFVYKRSGGTWSEAARLDSAASTAEGFGTAVSINGTRLVVGAPSALNGGVAYVYELNGGAWTLSDTLSPGTSGNFGLFVDVLGNRVLVGSSSATAVFNKSTVWSKTMITMGGRLDQDAFHLSIGGNIYRLFERAWVDVTAYGSMVAFTQDGAMTYRANFPAETSFRR from the coding sequence GTGAGCCGAACTTCGAACGCCTTCCACCGCACCGCTCAACTCGGCGGGCTACTCACCCTCGCCCTCACGGCGTGCGGCAAAGCACCACAGCCGAGCACCCAGGCGGCGTACGCCCCTGTCAAACTCACCGCGCCCCTCCCAGCGCTCAGCACGCAAGGCGTCCAGCCCCAAGGCGTTCCGCAAGGCACGACGAGCGCTGAACTCAATGTGTTCGACGGCGGCACCGAACTCCTCTTCGACGCGAACGGGTACCCGTCTGCCGCTGGCAGCCGCCTCACCTTCACGCCTGCGCAGTCCACGAAGACCGTGTTTCTGCCCGTCAACAAGAACTACGACTTCAAGATCAAAGCGCTCGACGACCGCACGCCCGCCAACACCCTCGCTTACGGCGAGAAGCTCGGCGTCAACATTCCGACGAGCGGCGCCAGCGTCAACCTCACGCTGCGGTCGATCATCCTCAACGCCTCGCTTCGAACGTTGCTCGGCGTGCGTGCCGTCGATCCTGGGCAAATCGTGGACGTCGGCTTGAGCGTCGTCCCCCAAAACCGCATCGACCTTCTCGTTCCCGAAAGTGATTACACCGTCACGTACAGCGTCCAGAACGGCTCCATCGTGCAGCAGAACGGCACGAATGTCGAATCGAAGCGGGGTGTGCGCGTGCAAGCGTCCGGTGAAGGTCAGCTGACCGTGACGGCGGAAGTCACGGGCTTGTTCGGCCCTGGAACCGGCACTGAAGCGACGCTCTCGACGGTCCTCGGCATTCCGGTGAACGACGTGTCGAGCGGCATCGGCGTCGACATCACGCCCCCCGCGATCACCTTCGACGTCGCCGCGAACCCCACAGCGGGCTCCCCTGTCACCCTGAGTGGCAACATCAGTGACGACGTGGGCGTGCAGAAAGTCGAAGTGTACGACGGCGTCGCCAAGATCGGTGAAGCGAACCTCGGCGCTTCGACGTGGGGTATGACGTGGACTCCGAGCGCAGGTGATCACGATCTGCAAGTGCTTGCCTACGACGCTGCCGGGAACGTTGGGCGTGCCCGCAAGTTCAGCACCACGCGCTTCACCAGCATCACGCGGAGCGAGTCGGGAAGCATCGCGGACTTCGCCGCGAAGGGCGAGTACGGCGTCATTGCGACGGGCAACGTGAAGGTGTTCAAGCAAAGCGGCGGGATCTGGACCGAGCAGGCCACGCTTGGCATGGGAACGTACGTCGACACCGACGGCCTTAACGTCATTTCTGGTGACGGCAGTGGCGTGACGATCTACCGTCAAAACGGCACGTGGACGAACGAAGCTTCCTTCCCTGTCGGAGTGACGGAGGCCAACCGCATTGGTGTGAGCGGCGATTACGCGGTGGTCGGCTCGCCGTCCCAAAACGGCAACAAGGGCGCCGTGTTCGTGTACAAACGCAGCGGCGGCACGTGGTCTGAAGCGGCGCGCCTTGACAGTGCAGCAAGCACTGCCGAGGGCTTCGGCACGGCCGTGAGCATCAATGGCACCCGCCTCGTCGTGGGCGCGCCCAGCGCTTTGAACGGCGGTGTCGCGTACGTGTACGAACTCAACGGAGGCGCGTGGACGCTCTCGGACACCCTCTCCCCTGGAACGAGCGGCAACTTCGGGTTGTTCGTCGACGTCCTTGGCAATCGCGTCCTGGTCGGCTCGTCGAGCGCCACGGCGGTGTTCAACAAGTCCACCGTTTGGAGCAAGACGATGATCACCATGGGTGGACGGCTCGATCAAGACGCGTTCCACTTGTCGATCGGCGGGAACATCTACCGGTTGTTCGAACGAGCGTGGGTTGACGTGACCGCGTACGGTTCGATGGTGGCGTTCACGCAAGATGGCGCCATGACCTACAGGGCCAACTTCCCGGCAGAAACGTCATTCCGACGGTAA
- a CDS encoding DUF3467 domain-containing protein has translation MTTNIRVPSDIKPLYANFAVLDTTRDEVLLNFCFAEGPSDKPEASLVAKIVMTPTNLKNLHDRIGELLEHHQMRHGPMK, from the coding sequence ATGACCACAAACATCCGCGTTCCCAGCGACATCAAGCCTCTCTACGCCAACTTCGCCGTCCTCGACACGACCCGGGACGAGGTGCTGCTCAACTTCTGCTTCGCGGAAGGCCCATCCGACAAACCCGAGGCGTCGCTCGTCGCGAAGATCGTCATGACGCCGACGAACCTCAAGAACTTGCACGACCGCATCGGAGAGCTACTTGAGCACCATCAGATGCGCCACGGACCGATGAAGTAA
- a CDS encoding tyrosine-type recombinase/integrase encodes MTPPSSPYFFDSGVRASELAALDLTDVKPEGYVVVRHGKGGKSRAVPVERGTIKAIRLYVTTERDEDAPHRTLFLANGEPMARATLDKLLDRLCRLADLPRLSAHAFRRGFGVQYLRNGGDVFTLQRIFGHTSLEMSNRYALLNGDDLKQAHRRASPMRTVNGEG; translated from the coding sequence GTGACACCGCCATCATCACCCTACTTCTTCGACTCGGGCGTTCGCGCGTCCGAACTCGCCGCCCTCGACCTCACCGACGTCAAACCCGAAGGCTACGTCGTCGTGCGGCACGGCAAAGGCGGCAAGAGCCGCGCCGTGCCCGTCGAACGCGGCACCATCAAAGCGATCCGCTTGTACGTCACCACCGAGCGCGACGAAGACGCACCACACCGCACGCTGTTCCTGGCGAACGGTGAACCGATGGCCCGCGCGACCCTCGACAAGCTTCTCGACCGCTTGTGCCGCCTCGCCGACTTGCCGCGCCTCAGCGCGCACGCCTTCCGCCGCGGCTTCGGCGTGCAGTACCTCCGCAACGGCGGGGACGTGTTCACGCTGCAGCGCATCTTCGGGCACACGTCGCTGGAGATGAGCAACCGCTACGCGCTCCTGAACGGCGACGACCTCAAGCAAGCGCACCGACGCGCCTCCCCGATGCGCACCGTGAACGGGGAGGGCTGA
- a CDS encoding DUF4157 domain-containing protein, with translation MVPLPPGVKIVTRSPLAFCAKFVLRTRAVAMVVGRTIHVSGASREAFSSSDGWVRHELVHVEQFERYGFLRFLALYLLESARRGYVNNRFEVEARERSGFG, from the coding sequence GTGGTCCCCTTGCCGCCCGGGGTGAAGATCGTGACGCGATCACCGCTCGCGTTTTGCGCGAAATTCGTGTTGCGTACGCGCGCCGTGGCCATGGTCGTCGGTCGAACGATTCATGTCAGCGGCGCGTCTAGGGAAGCGTTTTCGAGCAGCGACGGTTGGGTGCGCCATGAGTTGGTGCACGTCGAGCAGTTCGAGCGGTACGGCTTTTTGCGTTTCCTGGCGCTGTATCTGCTGGAGTCGGCGCGGCGCGGCTACGTGAACAATCGCTTCGAAGTCGAGGCGCGCGAGCGATCCGGCTTCGGCTAA
- a CDS encoding flavin-containing monooxygenase gives MSRVFDAVIVGAGPSGLATAYHLANARLDYTVLETGRRPTGSWPSHYDSLTLFSPARHSALPGLAYFGDPDRYPTRDEVIAYLERYALTFGLRIELETYVQGITRAGATFTVHADDGRTWRARNVIAATGAFRRPFVPIIAGRSAFQGLVLHSSAYRRPADFEGKRVIVVGSANSAVQIGVELARVARVTLAVRRNVRWVPQRIFGRDILDWAAPTHVEHLPLGRFGRLPTPTVVYDTGKYRAAFERRHLDQRSMFERFSRRGVVWPNGTEEQVDVVVFATGYRPNLEFLRGLGALDDRGEPYQRLGLSTRVPGLYYVGLPGQRSTSSGTLRGAGLDAAFVVRALQRRR, from the coding sequence ATGTCGCGCGTGTTCGACGCGGTGATCGTCGGGGCGGGCCCGTCCGGCCTGGCGACCGCCTACCATCTCGCGAACGCCCGCCTCGACTACACGGTGCTCGAGACGGGACGCCGCCCCACCGGATCGTGGCCGAGTCACTACGACTCCCTCACGCTCTTCTCGCCCGCACGCCACTCGGCGCTGCCCGGCCTCGCCTACTTCGGCGACCCCGACCGCTACCCGACGCGAGACGAAGTCATCGCTTACTTGGAGCGTTACGCTCTCACCTTCGGCCTTCGGATCGAACTCGAAACGTACGTCCAGGGGATCACCCGAGCAGGCGCGACGTTCACCGTGCATGCCGACGACGGACGAACCTGGAGGGCGCGCAACGTCATCGCCGCGACAGGCGCCTTTCGTCGTCCCTTCGTGCCGATCATCGCGGGGAGGAGCGCGTTCCAAGGACTCGTTCTGCACTCGTCCGCCTACCGCCGACCCGCCGACTTCGAGGGAAAGCGAGTCATCGTCGTCGGGTCGGCGAACTCCGCCGTGCAAATCGGCGTGGAACTCGCCCGGGTCGCGCGCGTGACCCTCGCCGTGCGCCGCAACGTTCGCTGGGTGCCTCAGCGAATTTTTGGACGCGACATCCTCGACTGGGCGGCCCCCACGCATGTCGAGCATCTTCCGCTCGGACGGTTCGGACGCCTTCCCACCCCGACCGTCGTCTACGACACCGGCAAGTACCGAGCGGCCTTCGAGCGCCGCCACCTCGATCAGCGCTCCATGTTCGAACGCTTCTCTCGCCGGGGCGTCGTCTGGCCGAACGGAACGGAAGAACAAGTCGACGTCGTCGTCTTCGCGACCGGCTACCGTCCGAACTTGGAATTCCTTCGTGGCCTCGGCGCCCTCGACGACCGAGGCGAGCCGTACCAACGCCTCGGTCTGAGCACGCGCGTTCCCGGCCTCTACTACGTCGGCCTTCCGGGGCAGCGCTCCACGAGTTCCGGCACCCTGCGCGGCGCCGGTCTCGACGCCGCGTTTGTCGTGCGCGCGCTGCAACGACGGCGTTAG
- a CDS encoding hotdog fold thioesterase has protein sequence MNASDHSSDDLQALTRQLQDPMPHTLLATLGIEMIETGKDKVVARMPVGPRVHQPFGLLHGGASVALAETVASFGAYLNVAASGQGAVGLEINANHLRAKRDGVVTATATPIHRGRTTHVWSIEIHDEQGKLVCVSRCTLAIVPMS, from the coding sequence GTGAACGCATCCGACCATTCGTCCGACGACCTTCAAGCGCTTACTCGGCAACTGCAGGACCCCATGCCTCACACACTCCTTGCGACCCTCGGCATCGAGATGATCGAAACCGGCAAGGACAAAGTCGTCGCTCGCATGCCGGTCGGGCCGCGCGTGCACCAACCTTTCGGCTTGCTGCACGGCGGGGCGTCCGTCGCACTCGCCGAGACCGTCGCGAGCTTCGGCGCGTACCTCAACGTCGCGGCGAGCGGCCAAGGCGCCGTCGGCTTGGAGATCAACGCGAACCACCTGCGCGCCAAGCGCGACGGCGTCGTCACGGCGACTGCCACGCCCATCCACCGGGGACGCACCACCCACGTGTGGAGCATCGAGATTCACGACGAACAAGGCAAGCTCGTCTGCGTGTCGAGGTGCACCCTCGCCATCGTTCCCATGAGCTGA
- a CDS encoding HAD family hydrolase, which yields MNARASQAFVASDLEGTLTTGETWRGMLRVLRERGQGGKVRGFLARKLPAVLLARARVLDVQRVRQSWVAELPRLLRGVTRDDIREIAEDVVERDLWPNRREDVLDELRRHREEGRVVVLASGTYQPVLEAFAARVDALALGTPLDFDARGHLTGGVVGLVRVGESKAHDLLRFLHGAELYAAYGDTAPDEYMLRLARHAIAVHPDRELARLAEKRGWRVLGTIQGDRK from the coding sequence GTGAACGCGCGGGCTTCCCAGGCCTTCGTCGCCTCCGACCTCGAAGGAACCCTCACGACAGGCGAGACGTGGCGTGGCATGCTGCGCGTCCTGCGCGAACGAGGCCAAGGCGGCAAGGTGCGCGGCTTCCTCGCTCGCAAGCTGCCCGCCGTGCTGCTCGCACGAGCCCGCGTGCTCGACGTGCAACGCGTGCGGCAAAGCTGGGTGGCCGAACTTCCGAGGCTTCTCCGGGGCGTGACCCGCGACGACATTCGCGAAATCGCCGAAGACGTCGTCGAACGAGACCTTTGGCCCAATCGCCGCGAAGACGTCCTCGACGAGCTACGCCGCCACCGCGAGGAAGGCCGCGTCGTCGTCCTCGCGTCGGGTACGTACCAACCCGTTCTCGAAGCGTTCGCCGCGCGCGTCGATGCGCTCGCCCTCGGAACCCCGCTCGACTTCGACGCGCGCGGGCACCTGACGGGCGGTGTCGTCGGCCTCGTCCGCGTGGGCGAGTCGAAGGCGCACGACCTCCTGCGCTTCTTGCACGGCGCCGAGTTGTACGCCGCGTACGGCGACACGGCTCCCGACGAGTACATGCTGCGCCTCGCTCGGCATGCGATCGCCGTGCATCCCGACCGCGAGCTCGCCCGCCTCGCCGAGAAGCGCGGTTGGCGCGTCCTCGGCACCATCCAAGGAGACCGCAAGTGA
- the purN gene encoding phosphoribosylglycinamide formyltransferase: MNLAFLASHGGSGMRAVVRACREGRLNATPTLVISNNSHSPALAFAREAGLRALHLSTVTHPHDLDETMCEAIRAADNDLVVLSGYMRPVGPRVLRAFEGRILNVHPSLLPKFGGRGMYGDRVHEAVLKAGETESGATVHLVDGGYDTGEVLARAPVPVEPDDTVETLRARVQAAEQTLLVSVLARLARAHERSAS, encoded by the coding sequence GTGAACCTCGCCTTCCTCGCGTCCCACGGCGGCTCGGGCATGCGGGCCGTCGTGCGGGCGTGTCGAGAAGGACGTTTGAATGCCACGCCGACGCTCGTCATCAGCAACAACTCGCACAGCCCCGCCCTCGCCTTCGCCCGCGAGGCGGGCTTGCGAGCCCTGCACCTCTCGACCGTCACGCATCCCCACGACCTCGACGAGACGATGTGCGAAGCGATACGCGCGGCCGACAATGACCTCGTGGTCTTGTCGGGCTACATGCGCCCCGTCGGCCCGCGCGTCCTGCGGGCCTTCGAAGGACGCATCCTCAACGTCCACCCGAGCCTCCTGCCGAAGTTCGGAGGACGCGGCATGTACGGCGACCGAGTCCACGAAGCCGTCCTGAAGGCTGGCGAGACGGAGTCGGGCGCGACCGTGCACCTCGTCGACGGCGGTTACGACACCGGCGAGGTGCTCGCGCGCGCCCCGGTGCCCGTCGAGCCTGACGACACCGTCGAAACGTTGCGCGCCCGAGTGCAAGCGGCCGAGCAGACCCTGCTCGTGAGCGTACTCGCGCGCCTCGCGCGCGCGCACGAACGGTCCGCGTCGTGA